The DNA segment CGCATCATCGAGGCAGCTTGCGCTGGCCTGCTCGACACGGGCACCGTGCAAGACCTGGCCGAATCCGAAGTGCTGGCGCCCGCTGTGGTGACACGCGCGGCGTCGGTGGTGCGCGCGATCCACGAAGACCTTGGCGCCCAGGGTGCGGCCAAGGCTATGACGCTGTTGATCGGCAACACGCTCGAAGCCCAGGGCCATCCGCCTCTTGAGAGGTCCGTCGCCAACCGGCTGCCGCAGATCTACGACCCGGCCATCGTCAACGCCGACGCCGACCTGCGCGAGATCGGCGCCGGGTTGATGCAGGCCGGCGGCGGGCGGCTGTGCTTGTACGGGCCGCCCGGCACCGGCAAGACCGCCTATGGTCGCTGGCTGGCCGAGCAGATGGGCGTGCCGCTGCATGTGAAACGGGCGTCGGACCTGATGTCCAAATGGGTGGGCGAGAACGAGCAGAACATTGCCCGCGCGTTCCGGCAAGCCGCCCAGGACGGCGCGGTACTGCTCATCGACGAAGTGGACAGCTTCCTGCAAGACCGGCGAGGCGCAAGGAGCGGCTGGGAAGTGACGCTGGTCAACGAAATGCTGACGCAGATGGAGTCGTTCCCCGGCGTGTTCGTCGCCTCGACCAACCTAGTCGAGGGGCTCGACCAGGCGGCTTTGCGGCGCTTTGACCTGAAGGTCAGGTTCGACTTCCTGAAACCTGCTCAAGCTTGGTCGCTTTTGTGCCGACAATGCAGTGTGCTCGCAATGGCGGCACCGGGCGAGGACTTGCAGGGGCGGCTTGCGCGCCTGGGCAAGCTGACGCCGGGGGACTTCGCCGCGGTTGCGCGGCAGCATCGCTTTCGTCCGCTGGGCAGCCCGGCCGGCATCGTCGCTGCGCTGGAGGCGGAATGCGTCGTCAAAGAAGGTGCCAGGGGCACGCTCGGCTTCCTGTGAAGCCGGCCGATCCGTGGAATAATCCGCCAGCCCACGCGGGCAGGACAAGACAAGAACAAACGATGCGATCCCTATCGAAGTCGAAGCTGATGGCCTTCCGGCAATGCCCGAAACGGCTCTGGCTCGAGATCCACCGCCGGGAACTGGGCCGCCATTCGGCGGCTACCGAAGCGAGCTTCGCGATCGGACACCAGGTGGGCGAGATCGCCCGTCACCTCTATGACCCCCAGCAGACCGGCGCGCTGGTTGATGCGCAGGCAGAGGGCTTCGAGGCTGCCTTCGCGCGTAGTCAGGACCTGCTCGGTGCAGAGCGGGCGCAGCCGGTCTTCGAGGCGGGCCTGCGCGCCGCCGGTGCACTGGCGTTCGCCGACGTCATGCTGCCCGCGGGTGCCGGGACGCAGCGCACCTGGCGCATGGTCGAAGTCAAGTCCTCCACCGGCGTGAAGGATTACCACCGCGACGACACGGCAGTCCAGGCCTATGTTGCGCGGCGCGCTGGCGTCCCCCTGAGCGCCATTGCGTTGGCCCACATCGACAGCCAGTGGGTCTATCCGGGCGGCGGCGACTACCGCGGGCTGCTGGTCGAGCAGGATCTATCGGAGCAGGCGTTCGCGCGAGCTGGCGAGGTCGAGGCATGGATCGCGCAGGCGCAGGCGATCGCGGGACTGCCGGACGAGCCAGAAATGACAACTGGCCGGCATTGCGGCGAACCCTATGAATGTGGCTTCCTTGATCACTGCCAAAGCCAGGAGCCCCGCGCCGAATACCCGGTGCAGTGGTTGCCGCGCGTGCAGTCCAAGGCGCTGAAGGCCCTGATCGAGCAGGACGGCGTGAGCGATATGCGGGACGTGCCAGACGCGCTTCTGAACGAGCGCCAGCTGCGCGTCAAGGCCCAGACGTTATCCGGCCAGACCTGGTTCGATGCAGCGGGCGCCGCCGCCGACCTTGCGGCGCACGGGTTGCCGGCTGTCTTTCTTGATTTCGAAACCATCCAGTTCGCGGTGCCGATCTGGCCCGGCACACGACCTTACCAGCAGTTGCCGTTCCAGTTCAGCCTGCACAGGCTGTCAGGCGCGGGCGAGCTGATGCATCAATCGTTCCTAGACCTCTCCGGCGGCGATCCGTCCCGTGCATTTGCCTGGGCGCTGGTCGACAACTGTGGCCAGGATGGTCCGGTCTTCGTTTACAACGCCGCCTTCGAGAAGACGCGTATCCGTGAGCTGGCCGAGCGTTTCCCCGATATGCAACGGCCCCTGCTGGCCATCAATGCGCGCGTGGTCGACCTGCTGCCCGTCGCTGAGCGGCGTTACTACCATCCCGACCAGCACGGCAGCTGGAGCATCAAGCGCGTGCTGCCGACCATCGTGCCCGACCTGCGCTACGACGAGCTGGATGGTGTGCAGGACGGTGGTATGGCGATGAGCGCATTTCAGGAAGCCATCCAAGTACAAACCGCACCTGCGCGAAAGATGCAGATCCAGTGCCAGCTCGAGGACTACTGCCGCCTCGACACCCTCGCCATGGTCCGCCTATGGCAATTCTTCACCGGCCGCATCGGGCGGGCGAGCTGAATCACGCAAACTCTCATGTCAAAACGTTCCGATACGATCGAAACCGTGTTGCTGGCGCTGGAACTGCTGCGCCGCATTCCACGCGGGCGCAAGATCTCTGCATCCGAGCTGCACGAACAGCTCAACAACACGGGGCACGCGCGCGACCTGCGCACCATTCAGCGCCAGCTAGAACTGCTCAGCGAGCATTTCGAGATCGAGCGCGATGAGCGCAGCAAGCCCTATGGCTATCGCTGGAAGGAGCGCGCGGCTGGCCTGGCGCTGCCGGTGCTGAGCGAGCAGGAATCACTAATGCTGGCGCTTGCCGAGCAGCATCTGCGCCACCTGCTGCCCGCCAGCCTGATGAAGTCCATGGACGGCTTCTTCCAGCAGGCGCGCACGAACCTCGGTGCCGAGGGCGGCGGCAAGCGTGGGCGTGAATGGCTGTCCAAGGTAAGAGTGATCAGCACCACACAACCCCTGTTGCCGCCGAAGATCAAAGCGGGCGTGTTCGAGGCGGTCAGCAACGCCCTCTATGGCAACTACTGGCTGGACGTGGATTACAAGAATGCCTCCGGCAAACGCAAGGCGGCTCGCGTGATGCCGCTAGGCTTGGCCCAGCAGGGCGCGCGGCTGTACCTGGTGTGCCGCTATGAAGGCTATGACAACGAACGCACCCTGGCGCTGCACCGTATCAACGGCGCGCAGGCCTCGCCGCACGTGTTCGACAGGCCTAAGGACTTCGACCTGGAGAAGTATGACGCGGACGGCCGCTTCGGCTTTGGCGAAGGCAAGCGCATTCGTCTGACATTCCGCATCGACAAGGAGGCGGGCCTGCATCTGCTCGAATCGCCGCTTTCGACGGACCAGACGGCCACCGCGCTGGAGACCGAGTTCGAGATCAGTGCCACCGTGGTCGAGACCGCCCAGCTCGAGTGGTGGCTGCGCGGCTTTGGGGATCAGGTCCGTGCTATCCGGCGGAGTTCGTGCGAGGACAACGGCGTATGACTACCGAAGTGAAACCAGCCGAACGCGGGGCCGCGCCCACAGGAATGGACAGATGAGAACCGAAGAAGAAAACATCGAACTGGCCGCCGACTGGATCCGCAACGCACGCGGGCTGCTGATCACCGCCGGCGCGGGCATGGGCGTGGATTCTGGCCTGCCGGACTTCCGCGGGCCCGAAGGCTTCTGGCGCGCCTATCCGGCGCTGGGCGAGGCCGGACTGAGCTTCCAGGACATCGCCGCACCGCATGCCTTCAAGGCCCATCCGAAGCTGGCATGGGGCTTCTACGGCCACCGGCTGGCACTCTACCGGCGCACGGTGCCGCATGCCGGCTTCGGCATCTTGCGCCGCTGGGCCGAAGGCATGCCGGAAGGCTACCGGGTCTTCACCTCGAATGTCGACGGACATTTCCAGCGCGCGGGCTTCGATCCGGACAAGGTGCACGAATGCCACGGCTCGATCCATGTCCTGCAGTGCACGGTCCCTTGCGGCGAGCAGACCTGGAGCGCGGACGATTTCGCGCCCGAGGTGGATGAGGCGCGCTGCCTGCTGCGCAACACGCCTCCACGCTGCCCGCGCTGCGGCAGTATGGCGCGGCCCAACATACTGATGTTCGACGACTACTCGTGGGTCGAAGAACGCACGGAAGAATCGCGGTCCAGGCTGGACGCCTGGACTCACCTGCGCCGCGATATCGTGGTCATCGAGCTTGGCGCGGGAACCGAGATCGCCACGGCGAGGTACTTTGGCGAACGCCATGCGGCGCGGTTCATCCGTATCAATGCCCGCCAGGCCGGCGTGCGCGATAACCGCTGGGGTGTCGGCTTGCCGGGCACGGCGCTGGGCGTGCTGACAGCGCTCGACGAGGCTATTGGTCGCTGACGCGTTCCGGGCAGGATGGCTGTCCTGCCCGGAATGCAACGCCCCATCCTTTGCAGGAGCCCCCCACCCACGCAGGGGGTATCCGGTTGGGGGAAGTTCATGAATCATCGGGAGGCTCGTTGAACGCCGCGCCTGGTGGCATTGCAGGAGGAAAGTATGTTGGAGGAAGGCTATCGCCGGACGGTGATTGTGCAGGGCCGGCTGGCCACGCGCGAGTGGCGGCTGAAGGCTGCGCGCGAGCGCATCCACGGCTTGCAGATTATGGCCCTGGAGCACATGGCGGCACGCCTGGCCGGCGGCTTCCTGGTGCCGGTCGACGACGAGAACCTGCGCGCGGCCATCCAGGCCGCGCTGCCGGTCACGCCGCTGGGCGAACTGGACGGCATCAAGGATCTCCCGGGCATGGTCGACGCCGCCGCCGACACACTGCGCAAGGCCTGGCGCGTTGGTATCGACCTGCAGGAGCGCGCTGGCCGGCATGCCCGGCTCGACTCCC comes from the Cupriavidus basilensis genome and includes:
- a CDS encoding DUF2779 domain-containing protein — encoded protein: MAFRQCPKRLWLEIHRRELGRHSAATEASFAIGHQVGEIARHLYDPQQTGALVDAQAEGFEAAFARSQDLLGAERAQPVFEAGLRAAGALAFADVMLPAGAGTQRTWRMVEVKSSTGVKDYHRDDTAVQAYVARRAGVPLSAIALAHIDSQWVYPGGGDYRGLLVEQDLSEQAFARAGEVEAWIAQAQAIAGLPDEPEMTTGRHCGEPYECGFLDHCQSQEPRAEYPVQWLPRVQSKALKALIEQDGVSDMRDVPDALLNERQLRVKAQTLSGQTWFDAAGAAADLAAHGLPAVFLDFETIQFAVPIWPGTRPYQQLPFQFSLHRLSGAGELMHQSFLDLSGGDPSRAFAWALVDNCGQDGPVFVYNAAFEKTRIRELAERFPDMQRPLLAINARVVDLLPVAERRYYHPDQHGSWSIKRVLPTIVPDLRYDELDGVQDGGMAMSAFQEAIQVQTAPARKMQIQCQLEDYCRLDTLAMVRLWQFFTGRIGRAS
- a CDS encoding helix-turn-helix transcriptional regulator, with translation MSKRSDTIETVLLALELLRRIPRGRKISASELHEQLNNTGHARDLRTIQRQLELLSEHFEIERDERSKPYGYRWKERAAGLALPVLSEQESLMLALAEQHLRHLLPASLMKSMDGFFQQARTNLGAEGGGKRGREWLSKVRVISTTQPLLPPKIKAGVFEAVSNALYGNYWLDVDYKNASGKRKAARVMPLGLAQQGARLYLVCRYEGYDNERTLALHRINGAQASPHVFDRPKDFDLEKYDADGRFGFGEGKRIRLTFRIDKEAGLHLLESPLSTDQTATALETEFEISATVVETAQLEWWLRGFGDQVRAIRRSSCEDNGV
- a CDS encoding SIR2 family NAD-dependent protein deacylase, with protein sequence MRTEEENIELAADWIRNARGLLITAGAGMGVDSGLPDFRGPEGFWRAYPALGEAGLSFQDIAAPHAFKAHPKLAWGFYGHRLALYRRTVPHAGFGILRRWAEGMPEGYRVFTSNVDGHFQRAGFDPDKVHECHGSIHVLQCTVPCGEQTWSADDFAPEVDEARCLLRNTPPRCPRCGSMARPNILMFDDYSWVEERTEESRSRLDAWTHLRRDIVVIELGAGTEIATARYFGERHAARFIRINARQAGVRDNRWGVGLPGTALGVLTALDEAIGR